DNA sequence from the Salvelinus alpinus chromosome 7, SLU_Salpinus.1, whole genome shotgun sequence genome:
ATTTGATTGGTGAATACAGCCTGAGGTGAAATAGCTGATTGTTCTAACTGACCGGTTCCTCATCCTCCCTGTTGGTGATTTGTGGTGTGTTAGTACCGTAACATTGATAAGGCTGGGTACTGATCGTGTTGCAACACACTACTCAGAGAGGGCTGATTGATTCACATCGCAAAGTAGGCGTTATGTAACTCCTTTTCTACAAAATGCTGAGCTTTGTTTTAAAGAGCAGAAAATCGGATATAAAGGAAATCTAAAATAATAAGTGTTGATTACATTGGGCTGTGTGGGTCGTTGTTTATTTCTCTGTATTCCTGTGGTGAGCAGGGCGGCCCGGTAGTGTGAGAGCATATCTTAAAGAGCCTGCCTCCCCACCCCTCACATGTAACAGCCAACGCCTCCATGTGACCACACACTCTTTCCTGTCTTAAAGGCACAGCATCCCAATATCCATAGCAATGTGCATATTGCCATCTAGTGCCACTTTAGGAAATACAATGCTCTCTATTGTCAAACTTATGCATTTTCATGGTGGAAATGACTTTGTTGTTTGTTCCCCCCAGCCCATCCATCTCAGGCAGCCCTGTCCCTGTGTCGTGATGTCAGGCCCCGGGAGAGAcagtgatctggagtcagaccaCGCAGTAGACTGGTCCATGATGGACATGCGGCTGGACTCGTTCCGGGGTTCCCTCCTGGCCCAGCAGGTGTCAGCGGAGAGGTTGGCCCGCGCTGGGTTCTACTTCACGGGACAGGCTGACAAGGTGCGCTGCTTCAGCTGCCACAAGACTGTAGAGAACTGGTGTGGAGGGGACGCACCCGCGGAGAGGCACGCGGAGGTGAGCATGAGAAGGGGGATGACACGTgtgcaaaacatttattttttatatatttttttttacatttagtcTACCCCACTCCCAGGTCTCACCTGTGTTGTagttaattaaaataaaaaagtattatCTCCTGTTTCTACCAAATGATCATACTACTGTTGTAATGTTTCAGGTCTCCCCCACCTGTAAGTTCCTGAGCTGCACCCATCGATCCAGGGTTAACTCTCTTCAAGGTGCCATGCTGACCAACGAACCCCACTACAACGAAGACGCTGAGGACATGGAGTTCCGCCTGAGAACGGGAGAAGTGGTGGATGAGTCCACCTACCCCATGGTCCCGCACATGGTCAGCGAAGACTCCCGGTTCAACACCTTAGGCCCGTGGCCCTCCACATCCTCGGTCCAGCCTAGAGAGCTGGCCCAGGCAGGGCTCTTCTATATGGGTTCGAGCGACCGGGTGCAGTGCTTCTGCTGTGGAGGGATGCTGGGGGGCTGGCAGCCTGGGGACACGGCATGGGGGGAGCACTCCAAACACTTCCCCTACTGCTTCTTCATACTGGGGCATGATGTGGGGAACCTCCCCTCTCAggcggggagagagggggatgtagggGAGACCAGGCCACGCCCAGGTCCTCGGGTCCCCATGCAGAGCTTTGAGGAGAGGCTAGGCAGCTTTGCAGGAATCCAGCACACTATTGACCACGAGAGGCTGGCCAGAGCAGGCTTCTACAACACAGGTGAGACCTGGGAGTGGGGTAGACTAGAGCTTTGGCTGTGAGAAAagtaacttaacaaatacaattcaaaatgtattaatacAGTTACCTGCTTCTCAATGGTAAAAGGGCCTGGGAGGAGGGGACATAGAGGGGACCAGGGACGTATCctaaccagtgtgtgtgtgtgtctgggttgaTCTTAACCcaagtgtgtgtttttgtgtgttggtGCAGGAGCTCCAGACCGTGTGGTGTGTTTCTGCTGTGGTGGAGGTCTGAAGGGCTGGCAGCCGGACGAGAATCCCTGGGAGGAGCACGCCAAACACTATCCGGGGTAAAAACACACATGTCACTCACACTCAGTAGAAAGTAAACAACCATATGCACATCACTAACGTTGAGTGTCATGTTTTAATCCAGGTGTAGTTTTCTGCTGGCAGAGAAAGGACAGGAGTTCGTCAGCAGCGTTCAGTTACAAGGTCCTGACTGGAACAATGCTGTAAGTCTCAAAGACTTCATccccctaaccctgacctctaacccctaaacctGCGATCAAACATATTAAACTGTACCCATCCTTACATGACTCCTACCATATCAAATTCCTTCTTTCTATTGATTTTTCCAGGCTTCAAGTCACCTGAATGGATGTTCAAGTCACGGAACAGGtataacatatatatttttttttaattaaattttTTGTGAAGTTGTACCCCTTTCACTTTTTATATATTAGTTTTGGAACTAGACAAAAGGGGGGggtgtacatacagtgccttcggaaagtatgcagaccccttgactttttccacattttgttaggttacagccttattttaaaattgattaaataaataaaatccctCAGCAATCtgcacagtaccccataatgacaaagcgaaaactgttttagaaatgtttgcaaacgtattaaaacataaacataccttatttacttaagtattcagaccctttgctttgagactcgaatttgagctccggtgcattaccattgatcatccttgagaggtttctacaacttgattggagtccacctgtggtaaattcatttgattggacatgatttgtctgtgtaaggtcccacagttgacagtgcatctcagagcaaaaaccaagccatgcagtcgaaggaattgtccgtagcgctccgagacaggattgtgccgacgcacagatctggggaagagtcccccaaaaaa
Encoded proteins:
- the LOC139581677 gene encoding E3 ubiquitin-protein ligase XIAP-like, which gives rise to MSGPGRDSDLESDHAVDWSMMDMRLDSFRGSLLAQQVSAERLARAGFYFTGQADKVRCFSCHKTVENWCGGDAPAERHAEVSPTCKFLSCTHRSRVNSLQGAMLTNEPHYNEDAEDMEFRLRTGEVVDESTYPMVPHMVSEDSRFNTLGPWPSTSSVQPRELAQAGLFYMGSSDRVQCFCCGGMLGGWQPGDTAWGEHSKHFPYCFFILGHDVGNLPSQAGREGDVGETRPRPGPRVPMQSFEERLGSFAGIQHTIDHERLARAGFYNTGAPDRVVCFCCGGGLKGWQPDENPWEEHAKHYPGCSFLLAEKGQEFVSSVQLQGPDWNNAASSHLNGCSSHGTEVLRSAMAQRAVEMGLEPALVERTILERIRRAGTGYSTLETLLQDCFNRGPDSDAETAENHDEDPFEKLRKLQREKQCKVCMDRDICIVFIPCGHLVVCKECSEALGKCPICCAAITQKIKTYIS